The sequence below is a genomic window from Nicotiana tomentosiformis chromosome 6, ASM39032v3, whole genome shotgun sequence.
aAATAAACCTCCTTGCTCGAAATTTCTGGTGCAGActatattttagagtttaaatatgttttaaagaaaaaaaatcatttttaatGGTGACTTGAAACACCGAAACAAAatgtcaagtggcgactctgagaaAATCCCTTTTAACATATCTTTTGTCACTTTTCAAATTGAAACCCTTTTGAGCTTTAAAATTCCTTTTTGTTATATCTTTTAAAAGGAGTTAGTGAGGTgaaaaaaaggggtgtgacactaGGCCTAGAAGATCATTGGGTGACTATGCTAGACCAGTTTACAATCATGGACTGTCAAGTGTCAGACCTCCACCCATAGCAGCAAACAACTTCAAGTTGAAGCAAGGTTTGCTTCAAACCATCCAAAACAACTACATCTTCAGAGGGAAGGTGAATGAAGATCCAAACACTCACTtgacggactttgaagaaattatgAACACCTTCCAGTACAATGGAGTATCAAAAGATGCGCTATACCTGAGGACATTCCCCTTTTCATTGAAAGATGATGCGAAGCACTGGATTTGTAGCTTACCCACAAGGTAGATCAGGACATGGGAAGAGATGACCAAAAAGTTTCTTGACAAGTACTTCTCAGCTGCAAAAACAGGGAAATTCAGAAAGGAAATCCACAATTTCTGCCAGAAGGAGACATAAACGGTTTTCGaagcttgggaaagattcaaGGAGATAGTCAGAAAGTGTCAACACAATGGAATTAATTTGTGGATGAAACtctaggatttttgggatggactgaTACATTCCTTGCGACGAACTCTGAATACTGCATGTGGAGGTCCATTAATGAAGAAAACTCCGGAGGAGGTTGCCTTAGTCCTTGATGAATTATCAGAGACTGAGAACAATGACAGAAGAAAATCAGTTGGGGTTCACCGGTGGACTCTAACGTATCCATGCAAGCCAAGCTAGACACCATGGACAAGGAGATAAGAAAGCTAGCATTGGCCAAGGTACAGAGTGAGCTGCAAGCAGCATGTGATTTTTGTGGAATGGGACACCCTACACATGAGTGTCAAGCATTAGCCGAGGAAGTCAATGTTGTGGGGAACCTTAATAGAGGAAACTACTAAGGTAGGAACAACTATAATGCTATGGGTCAAACACATCCAGGTTTTTTGTGGAATTCACCTAGTGGGAGGTTGAACCCATGGCAGGAAAATAATCTCAGACCCAGGGTCAAGGACCACCAGATTTTTAGAACCAGCAGAGGTAGTAATACCAACCACAACAGTCAAATCAATCTAGTATGGAAGATCTCATGAAAGCATTCATCAACAAATCAGATAAAAAATTTAAGACTCAGGGCACAACCATCCGAGAGCAGGGCACGGCCATCCGGAATTTAGAAAGACAATTCAGACATATTGCAAATTTGTTATCTGAGAGGGCTCCTAGGACTTTACCCTCCGACACTGAAAAGAACCCAAAGGAAACAATCAAAGTTGTATCTCTGAGAAGTGGCAAAACATTGGTTGACCCAGTGGTGAAAGCAAGACCCGAGGTGGTGAACAAGTAGACCGAGACACTAGAAGAGAAAAAGAGTGAAGAGCAAAAAGGCCAGAGTAGTGGGGTACAAAAGGAGATTGAAGAAAGTAGACATATGCCAGCTCTACCATTCCCTCAAAAGATGAAGCGGGAAAAAGTTGACAAATATTTTGGCAACTCTTGGAGATGATCAAGCAACTTTATATGAACATTTCCTTCATATAGGTACTCACTCAGATGCCTTcttatgcaaagttcttgaaggaaatccAGTATAGAAAGAGAAAATTAGAGGAGATAACAATGGTCAAGTTGAATGCCCACTACAGTGCCATATTGCAAAACAAAATTCCCCAAAAGTGTGAGGGTCTAGGAAGCTTCACTATACCATGCTCGTTAGGGAATTAGAAATTCGACAAGGCCCTCTATGATTCTGGTACGTCTCTAAATCTAATGCCTCTGTCTGTATTCAGTAAATTGAAAGGTGAGCTTGGAGTGATAAAATTAATACCTTTGTCCCTACAACTGGTTGACCAGACCACCATTTTACTTGAGGGAATCATTGAGGATATTCTAGTTTGGGTGGAAAATATTGTGTTCCCCGTAGACTTTATTGTGGTGGATATGGAGGTGAACAAGGAGGTGCCTCTGATTCTAGGGAGGGCATTTTTATGTACAGATAGAGTTATTCTTGATATCTACGAGGGGCAACTTATGCTAAGAGTGGGCAATGAGAAAGTGGTGTTCCAGatgaagaggatgatgaaataCCCCAGTGATGAGACGTCTACCTACTCGTGTTTCAAgataaatgttgttggggaatTGGACGAAAAATACAAGTTTGACAAGCTTGTGGGGAATACTCTAGAGAGGTGTATTACTCAGTCTAGCAAAGTGGAGGATGAAGATCCTGAAATAAAGAAAGTGGCTGAAGCTCTTGAAACTGAGGATCAAGTGGGTGAtgaggagaaactaaaagaggaggCTTCTAAGCCTAGTGTGGAATTGAAAATCCTCCCTATTCATTTGAAATATGCTTTTCTTGAAACTAATAATTTTCCTATGATTATTTCTGCTTACTTAACAGGTACATAGGAGAAACAACTAGTGGAGCTGCTGAAAAAGTACAAGAAGGCCATTGGATGGAGTATAGCTGATATTCAAGGAATTAGTCCAGTGGTGCAGCCCCAACGCAAGTTGAACAAAAGTTTAGAGGAGGTAGTGCACATAGAGATCATCAAATTGCTAGATGCGGGAGTGATTTTCCCTATCTTCGATAGCAGTGGATTAGTCTAGTGCAAGTTGTTCCTAAGAAGGGGGAAATGACAGTGGTGAAGAATGAAGacaatgaattgatccccacaagaacaaTCAGTAGGtgaagaatgtgcattgattataaaAGGTTGAATGATGCAACAAGGAAATACCACTTTTCACTTccctttattgatcaaatgctcgaGAAAATGGCTGGACATGGATGCTACTACTTCTTGGATGGGTACTTAGGCTACAATCAGATACCCATTTCCTTAGAAGATATTGAGAAGACCATATTCACTTGACCGCCAAGTATTTTTTCTCACAGGAGGATACCATTTGGGTTGTGTAATGCACCTGCCACTTTTCAGAGGTGTATGATATCTATATTCTCCGATATAAACGGGAAGTGTCTAGAGGTATTCATGGATTATTTCACCATCTTTAGTGATGAATTTGTGGATTTCTTGAAGAATTTGGAGCTTGTTCTTGATCATTGTGAAGCCACCCACTTGGTTcttaattgggagaagtgtcacttcatggtgaAAGAGAGAATTATCCTGGGCCACAAAGTGACTGCACATGGCATTGAAGTTGATAGAGCTAAGGTTGATGTAATTGCTAGGCTCCCTCCACCGACTTCTGTGAATAGCATAAGCAGTTTCTTGGGACATGTTGGGTTATATATGAGGTTTATTAAAAACGTTTCCAGCATTACCAAGCCGTTGACTGCATTGCTAGCGAAATATGTCAAGTTTATCTTCACTATGGAGTGCTTAAGAGCATTAGAATTGATAAAGGAAAAGCTTGTGAGTACTTCTATTATG
It includes:
- the LOC138893625 gene encoding uncharacterized protein — protein: MEDLMKAFINKSDKKFKTQGTTIREQGTAIRNLERQFRHIANLLSERAPRTLPSDTEKNPKETIKVVSLRSGKTLVDPVVLTQMPSYAKFLKEIQYRKRKLEEITMVKLNAHYSAILQNKIPQNKLKGELGVIKLIPLSLQLVDQTTILLEGIIEDILVWVENIVFPVDFIVVDMEVNKEVPLILGRAFLCTDRVILDIYEGQLMLRVGNEKVVFQMKRMMKYPSDETSTYSCFKINVVGELDEKYKFDKLVGNTLERCITQSSKVEDEDPEIKKVAEALETEDQVGDEEKLKEEASKPSVELKILPIHLKYAFLETNNFPMIISAYLTGT